The following proteins are encoded in a genomic region of Maribacter hydrothermalis:
- the yiaK gene encoding 3-dehydro-L-gulonate 2-dehydrogenase, whose product MSEISISSEEMKTVLESLFIKYSFTKEQAEILARIHTESTIDGIFSHGINRVPVFIDYVKRGLIKIDETATPIASMGCMERWDGNLASGVLNALKCTDRAINLAKTNGMGLVALRNTNHWMRGGTYGWRAAEKGCISILFTNTIPNMPAWGGKENRIGNNPLVISIPRKEGHVVLDMALSQFSFGKMQSLDLKNEELPFNGGWDRNNNLSKNPKAILDSGRALPVGYWKGSALSMVLDMLATLLSAGNSTYKIGLKKTETALSQVFMCIDPSTYSDTDFQENLLNEIIQFTHDCSPIKAGTKTYYPGERTLVTRARSQKEGMQVNTKIWQEILQLIV is encoded by the coding sequence TTGAGCGAAATCAGTATTTCATCAGAAGAAATGAAAACCGTATTGGAGTCTTTATTTATAAAATATTCCTTTACAAAAGAACAGGCAGAAATACTAGCCAGAATACATACGGAAAGTACAATTGATGGTATTTTTTCACATGGTATCAACCGGGTTCCCGTCTTTATAGATTACGTCAAAAGAGGATTAATTAAAATAGATGAGACAGCGACACCAATAGCATCTATGGGCTGCATGGAAAGATGGGACGGCAATTTAGCCTCAGGAGTCCTTAATGCACTAAAATGCACCGATCGTGCAATAAACTTAGCCAAAACTAATGGCATGGGATTAGTCGCTCTCAGAAACACGAATCATTGGATGCGTGGTGGCACTTATGGCTGGCGTGCAGCAGAAAAAGGCTGTATTTCTATATTATTTACTAATACAATACCTAATATGCCCGCTTGGGGAGGAAAAGAAAATAGAATAGGAAACAATCCGTTGGTCATCTCGATTCCTAGAAAAGAAGGGCATGTAGTTTTAGATATGGCACTTTCACAATTTTCTTTTGGAAAAATGCAAAGTTTAGATTTAAAGAATGAAGAACTACCTTTTAATGGCGGATGGGATAGGAATAATAATTTGAGTAAAAATCCAAAAGCTATATTGGACTCCGGTAGAGCACTCCCAGTGGGCTATTGGAAAGGTTCAGCGCTTTCAATGGTATTAGACATGCTAGCAACCTTATTATCTGCTGGAAATTCAACCTACAAAATAGGACTTAAGAAAACAGAAACGGCACTATCGCAAGTTTTTATGTGTATAGATCCAAGTACCTATTCCGATACTGATTTCCAAGAAAATTTATTAAACGAAATTATTCAATTCACCCATGATTGCTCTCCCATAAAAGCAGGCACCAAAACATACTATCCTGGAGAGCGAACACTAGTTACGAGAGCAAGATCTCAAAAAGAAGGCATGCAGGTAAACACCAAAATTTGGCAAGAAATCCTTCAGCTGATAGTATAA
- a CDS encoding TerB family tellurite resistance protein, whose protein sequence is MEFTLSEKLAMVHIIDSVIIADGEVHKGEINTLSKLMNIIDFDSNFIVQARTIDIEQSIRILSDMTPIKKSELAIILEEVAISDGYIHEKENDIMKHVFSAIGFVH, encoded by the coding sequence ATGGAATTTACGCTATCAGAAAAATTGGCAATGGTTCATATAATCGATTCTGTAATTATAGCCGATGGCGAAGTACATAAAGGAGAAATAAATACCCTCAGTAAATTAATGAATATCATTGATTTTGATAGTAACTTCATCGTACAAGCGCGTACTATTGATATTGAGCAAAGTATTAGAATTTTAAGTGATATGACCCCAATAAAAAAGTCTGAACTTGCAATTATCCTAGAAGAGGTAGCAATTTCAGATGGTTATATTCATGAAAAAGAAAATGACATTATGAAGCATGTTTTTTCTGCTATTGGATTTGTACATTAA
- a CDS encoding aspartate kinase — protein sequence MRVFKFGGASVKDADAVKNVVKVLKEVGYENTLLVVSAMGKTTNAMEDIINAYFNNKKEIPAKVNDMVDYHLKIVSELFPNAQHAIYKEIKVLVDEINGFLVWNKSPNYNFVYDQVVGYGELISTTIISAYFKEIGIKNNWLDVRNYIKTDSSYRDTTVNWERTQENVTKIDKKVLNITQGFLGSDDNNFTTTLGREGSDYTAAILAYCLNADSVTIWKDVPGVLNADPRYFNETQLLNNISYREAIELAFYGASVIHPKTLQPLQRKEIPLHVKSFVNPSNNGTTVGKGIGIEPKVPCFIVKKNQVLIKLSTLDFSFIVEDSISELFKLFHQHKIKVDLIQNSAISFSVCIDNKFGGLEAMLQQLKSKFKVAYHENVSLYTIRHFDTKSLESLQNGKELLLEQRGTETVQLVVK from the coding sequence ATGAGGGTTTTTAAATTTGGGGGAGCATCGGTTAAGGATGCAGATGCAGTTAAGAATGTTGTAAAAGTTTTAAAAGAGGTAGGGTATGAAAATACCTTATTGGTTGTTTCGGCCATGGGTAAGACAACCAATGCAATGGAAGATATTATAAATGCATATTTTAATAATAAGAAAGAAATACCAGCGAAGGTAAATGATATGGTAGATTATCATTTGAAAATAGTGTCTGAGCTATTTCCAAATGCGCAACATGCTATTTATAAAGAAATTAAAGTTCTTGTTGATGAAATAAATGGATTTTTGGTTTGGAATAAATCGCCTAATTATAACTTTGTTTATGATCAAGTGGTTGGTTATGGAGAGTTAATTTCTACAACCATTATAAGTGCGTATTTTAAAGAAATAGGGATTAAAAACAATTGGTTAGATGTTCGTAACTATATTAAAACCGATAGTAGTTATAGGGATACCACAGTAAACTGGGAACGTACTCAAGAGAATGTGACAAAAATCGATAAAAAGGTATTAAACATTACACAAGGGTTTTTAGGCAGTGATGATAATAACTTTACGACTACTTTAGGTAGAGAGGGTTCAGATTATACTGCGGCAATACTAGCCTATTGTTTAAATGCAGATTCTGTAACTATCTGGAAAGATGTTCCCGGAGTTTTAAATGCCGATCCAAGATATTTTAACGAAACCCAATTGCTAAATAACATATCTTACAGGGAGGCAATTGAGTTAGCATTTTACGGAGCTTCAGTAATTCACCCGAAAACTTTACAACCCTTACAACGTAAAGAAATTCCGTTACATGTAAAATCGTTTGTAAACCCTTCTAATAATGGAACTACCGTTGGTAAGGGTATTGGCATAGAACCAAAAGTACCTTGTTTTATAGTTAAGAAAAATCAGGTTTTGATAAAATTGTCTACTCTTGATTTTTCATTTATAGTTGAAGATAGTATAAGCGAGCTTTTTAAGTTGTTTCATCAACACAAAATAAAGGTTGATCTAATACAGAATTCTGCCATTAGTTTTTCGGTTTGTATAGACAATAAATTTGGAGGATTAGAGGCTATGCTTCAACAATTAAAAAGTAAGTTTAAAGTCGCTTATCATGAAAATGTATCTCTTTATACAATTCGGCATTTTGATACTAAATCTTTAGAAAGCTTGCAGAATGGTAAAGAGTTGCTTTTGGAACAGCGAGGAACGGAAACAGTACAGCTTGTCGTAAAATAA
- a CDS encoding tellurite resistance TerB family protein, which translates to MSFADLYSSAEHRRNLAHFAALATLASIDGELSSEEKILLDRFASKLDITKSEYEEVLKKENKYPIDSTPDSEKRLERLYDLFRIIYSDHEIDDEERLLIKKYAIGLGFTGEQADKVIQRSIAIFGGKIDFDDYLYLVKR; encoded by the coding sequence ATGTCTTTTGCAGATTTATATAGCAGTGCTGAGCACAGAAGAAATTTGGCTCATTTCGCCGCATTAGCAACGTTGGCTTCTATTGACGGGGAATTAAGTTCTGAAGAAAAAATATTATTAGACCGATTTGCCAGTAAGTTAGATATTACTAAGAGTGAATACGAAGAGGTTTTAAAAAAGGAAAATAAATATCCAATTGACTCAACACCAGACTCCGAAAAAAGATTAGAGCGCTTATATGATCTTTTTAGAATCATATATTCTGATCATGAAATTGATGATGAGGAGCGACTATTAATTAAGAAGTATGCAATAGGCTTAGGGTTTACAGGTGAACAAGCTGATAAAGTAATACAGCGTTCAATAGCTATTTTCGGAGGTAAAATAGACTTCGATGATTATCTATACTTAGTTAAACGCTAA
- a CDS encoding serine hydrolase domain-containing protein: MKKLHYFFAYLLFATSCKDVPKPASVETPKIVTSIAKARIDSVLNSFVTSGNIAGVSALVFEEGHEVYYNAFGHADLSSNKPMDRNTIVQIYSMTKPITGTALMTLFDKGKFKLDDPISMYLPEFKNMTVYAGVDSKGKVITEPLKREVTIRDITRHTAGFPNRTDIEGLSALLKEADAMNRENTLTQMAEKMSQVPLWFQPGTQWEYGPSVDVQALLVERISGVPYGEYVRKNILDPLKMSETRYYLPKEDRDRFAKLYIRKGEGELVQDTITYSNYTEHWPLTRGGSGLTSTLDNYMRFAQMLVHEGSLDSVQILKPETIKLMATNQLADSVTERSWLPTKGQVGFGIDFAVRVAPPKTPEENNGVVGEFYWDGAASTLFWIDPVNKLTAVLFVQLFPYDQIGLHKQFRDAVYGPYSFLD; the protein is encoded by the coding sequence ATGAAAAAACTACACTATTTTTTTGCATATCTATTATTTGCAACCTCATGTAAAGACGTCCCAAAACCTGCGTCAGTTGAAACTCCAAAAATTGTAACCTCTATTGCCAAAGCACGTATAGATTCGGTATTAAACAGTTTTGTAACCTCTGGGAATATTGCGGGAGTATCCGCACTTGTATTTGAAGAAGGCCATGAAGTGTACTACAATGCATTTGGCCATGCTGATCTAAGCTCAAATAAACCAATGGATAGGAATACTATAGTACAAATATATTCCATGACCAAACCTATTACAGGCACGGCATTAATGACCCTTTTTGACAAAGGTAAATTTAAATTAGACGACCCAATTTCAATGTACCTTCCAGAATTTAAAAATATGACAGTTTATGCTGGTGTAGATTCTAAAGGAAAAGTAATTACAGAACCCTTAAAAAGAGAGGTGACCATACGAGACATAACCCGTCATACCGCAGGTTTCCCAAATAGAACAGATATCGAAGGTCTTAGTGCACTCTTAAAAGAAGCAGATGCAATGAACAGGGAAAATACCTTAACCCAAATGGCTGAGAAAATGAGTCAAGTACCCTTATGGTTTCAACCTGGCACACAATGGGAATATGGCCCAAGTGTAGACGTACAGGCATTATTAGTAGAGCGCATTTCAGGAGTTCCTTATGGTGAATATGTTAGAAAAAACATCTTAGATCCGTTAAAAATGTCTGAAACTAGATATTATCTTCCAAAGGAAGATAGAGACCGTTTTGCTAAACTATACATAAGAAAAGGGGAAGGTGAATTAGTACAAGACACCATAACATATAGTAATTATACTGAACATTGGCCCTTAACACGTGGTGGGTCCGGTTTAACTTCTACTTTAGATAACTATATGCGTTTTGCACAAATGCTTGTACATGAAGGCAGTCTAGACTCTGTACAAATTTTAAAGCCCGAAACTATAAAACTTATGGCAACAAATCAATTGGCGGATAGTGTTACAGAACGCTCTTGGTTACCTACTAAAGGGCAAGTAGGGTTCGGAATTGATTTTGCAGTTAGGGTTGCGCCACCAAAAACACCCGAAGAAAACAATGGTGTAGTTGGTGAATTTTATTGGGACGGGGCAGCTTCCACACTTTTTTGGATTGACCCTGTAAACAAGTTAACAGCTGTTCTTTTTGTACAACTTTTCCCGTATGATCAAATTGGCCTACACAAACAATTTAGAGATGCCGTATATGGACCATATTCTTTTTTAGATTAA
- the fbp gene encoding class 1 fructose-bisphosphatase, which yields MLSKKNQTLGEFIIENQDSFQYSSGELSKLINAIRLAAKVVNHEVSKAGLIDILGGVGETNVQGEDQQKLDLFANEKFIQTLKNREIVCGIASEEEDSFISINSNDDNHQNKYVVLIDPLDGSSNIDVNVSVGTIFSIYRRVTPVGTPVTIEDFLQPGNKQVAAGYVVYGTSTMLVYTTGDGVNGFTLNPALGTFYLSHPNMQFPVNGHIYSVNEGNYVHFNQGVKDYIKYCQMEEGDRPYTSRYIGSLVSDFHRNMIKGGIYMYPKSSVTMNGKLRLLYECNPMAFLAEQANGLAIGGKNRIMDIQPTELHQRVPFFCGSRNMVEKLQEFLKKYH from the coding sequence ATGTTATCTAAAAAAAACCAAACTCTTGGAGAGTTTATTATTGAAAATCAAGATTCTTTTCAATACTCTTCTGGAGAGTTGTCGAAACTCATTAATGCTATTCGTTTGGCTGCTAAAGTTGTTAATCACGAGGTAAGTAAAGCCGGGTTAATAGATATTTTGGGAGGAGTTGGCGAAACCAATGTACAAGGTGAAGACCAACAAAAATTAGATTTATTTGCGAATGAGAAATTTATTCAAACCTTAAAAAACAGAGAAATTGTTTGTGGTATTGCCTCTGAAGAAGAGGATAGTTTTATTAGTATAAATAGTAATGATGATAACCATCAAAACAAATATGTTGTATTAATTGACCCTTTAGATGGGTCATCTAACATCGACGTAAACGTTTCCGTAGGAACTATTTTCTCAATTTACCGTCGTGTAACACCAGTAGGCACCCCAGTAACTATTGAAGATTTTTTGCAACCAGGAAATAAACAAGTAGCTGCTGGCTATGTTGTGTATGGCACTTCTACTATGTTAGTTTATACAACCGGCGATGGTGTAAATGGTTTTACCTTAAATCCTGCGTTAGGCACATTTTATCTTTCGCACCCTAACATGCAGTTCCCTGTAAACGGACATATTTATTCTGTAAATGAAGGTAATTACGTTCACTTTAATCAAGGTGTAAAAGATTACATTAAATATTGCCAAATGGAAGAAGGCGATAGACCTTATACCTCTAGATACATTGGTTCATTGGTCTCCGATTTTCATAGAAACATGATCAAAGGTGGTATTTACATGTACCCAAAAAGCAGTGTAACAATGAACGGTAAGTTAAGATTACTTTACGAGTGTAATCCAATGGCTTTTTTAGCAGAGCAAGCAAACGGACTAGCAATTGGCGGTAAAAATAGAATTATGGATATACAGCCTACCGAGCTCCATCAACGTGTTCCATTCTTCTGTGGAAGCCGAAACATGGTTGAAAAACTACAAGAATTCTTAAAAAAGTATCATTAA
- the mfd gene encoding transcription-repair coupling factor, giving the protein MSHSSIQQRYNQSPQIGKLQNTIANSEKTESKNIQLKGLVGSSLSFLISSIFKTEERPFVAIFNDKEEAAYYLNDLERLIGEDHVLFYPGSYRRPYQIEETDNANVLLRAEVLNRINSRKKPVVIVTYPDALFEKVVTRKELDKNTLKMKLGDTLSLDFLNEILFEYKFKRVDFVTEPGEFSVRGGIVDVFSFSHDEPYRVEFFGDEIESIRTFDVETQLSKEKVKSITIVPNMADKFLNEKRQSFLSYIASNTLVFAKNTDLLYDRLDDFFEKAKEAFTKLSKDIKHAEPEELFMGGIEFCQQLSGFTVLSQDAQRNAPSLVEFHTKPQPSFNKKFDLLIENLNTYKDQGYTNYIFCASEQQAKRFHDIFEEINQQVHYQIIVSPLFQGFIDDDQKLVCYTDHQIFERYHKFHLKNGYAKKQAITLKELNKLEIGDYVTHIDHGIGKFGGLQKIDVEGKKQEAIKLMYGERDILYVSIHSLHKISKFNGKDGAPPKIYKLGSGAWKKIKDKTKSRVKKIAFNLIKVYAKRRLEKGYQYNPDSYLQNELEASFIYEDTPDQSTATEDVKRDMESERPMDRLICGDVGFGKTEVAIRAAFKAVDNGKQVAVLVPTTILAFQHHRTFTERLKDMPVTVDYLNRFRTAKEKKDTIERLAAGKVDIIIGTHQLVNKKVQFKDLGLLIVDEEQKFGVAVKDKLKSIKENVDVLTLTATPIPRTLQFSLMAARDLSTITTAPPNRYPIESQVVRFNEEIIRDAISYEIERGGQIFFIHNRIENIKEVAGMIQRLVPDAKVAVGHGQMEGKKLESLMLGFMNSEFDVLVSTTIVESGLDVTNANTIFINNANNFGLSDLHQMRGRVGRGNKKAFCYFITPPYEVMTNDARKRIEALEQFTELGSGFNIAMKDLEIRGAGDLLGGEQSGFINEIGFETYQKILAEAIDELKENEFKDLYEEVEGKHEKIFVKETQIDADFELLFPDDYINNITERLTLYTDLNQVKNEEALQKFESQLVDRFGELPDEAEDLLNSVRIKWIANSIGLEKIVMKQGKMIGYFISDQQSAFYQTSTFTRVLQYVQSHAQQCKIKEKQTRNGLRLLLVFDNIRSVDRAYLALKPFEIKEKTIV; this is encoded by the coding sequence TTGAGTCATTCTTCTATCCAACAACGGTACAATCAGTCTCCTCAAATAGGGAAACTGCAAAATACTATTGCTAATTCTGAAAAAACAGAATCTAAAAACATTCAATTAAAAGGGCTTGTAGGATCATCGTTATCCTTTTTAATTTCTAGCATTTTTAAAACTGAAGAACGACCTTTCGTGGCAATTTTCAATGACAAAGAAGAAGCTGCCTATTATTTAAATGACTTGGAGCGCCTTATCGGGGAAGACCATGTACTCTTTTACCCTGGTAGTTATAGAAGACCTTACCAAATAGAAGAAACTGACAATGCTAATGTTCTTTTACGTGCCGAAGTATTGAACAGAATAAATTCCAGAAAAAAACCTGTGGTAATTGTCACCTACCCAGATGCGCTTTTTGAAAAAGTTGTCACCCGAAAAGAGTTAGATAAGAATACCCTAAAAATGAAATTAGGGGATACACTTTCGTTAGATTTTTTAAATGAAATTTTATTTGAATATAAATTTAAAAGAGTAGATTTTGTAACCGAACCTGGTGAATTTTCTGTTCGTGGAGGTATTGTTGATGTATTTTCGTTTTCACATGACGAACCTTATAGAGTTGAGTTTTTTGGAGATGAAATAGAAAGCATTAGAACTTTTGATGTGGAAACACAACTTTCTAAGGAAAAGGTGAAATCAATTACTATAGTGCCTAATATGGCCGACAAGTTTTTAAATGAAAAAAGACAGAGTTTTTTGTCTTATATAGCATCTAACACATTGGTTTTCGCCAAAAATACAGATTTATTGTATGACCGTTTAGACGATTTCTTTGAAAAGGCGAAAGAAGCATTTACCAAATTATCTAAAGATATAAAACATGCCGAGCCAGAAGAACTATTTATGGGCGGCATAGAATTTTGTCAGCAACTATCTGGTTTTACCGTATTAAGTCAAGATGCTCAGCGTAATGCTCCTAGCCTAGTTGAGTTCCACACTAAACCTCAACCCTCTTTTAATAAGAAGTTTGATCTATTAATTGAGAATTTAAACACTTATAAAGACCAAGGGTATACCAATTATATATTTTGTGCCAGTGAGCAACAAGCCAAACGTTTTCATGACATTTTTGAAGAGATAAACCAACAGGTCCACTACCAAATTATAGTGTCTCCGCTGTTTCAAGGTTTTATAGATGATGATCAAAAATTAGTTTGCTATACGGACCATCAAATTTTTGAACGATACCATAAATTCCATTTAAAGAATGGTTATGCCAAAAAGCAGGCCATTACATTAAAAGAATTAAATAAACTAGAAATTGGAGATTACGTTACCCATATAGATCATGGCATTGGAAAATTTGGCGGACTTCAAAAGATAGACGTAGAAGGCAAAAAACAGGAAGCCATTAAACTAATGTATGGCGAAAGAGATATTCTTTATGTCAGCATACATTCACTCCACAAAATTTCCAAATTTAATGGCAAAGATGGTGCCCCGCCGAAAATTTACAAATTAGGCTCCGGAGCCTGGAAAAAAATTAAGGACAAGACCAAATCTCGTGTCAAGAAAATCGCCTTTAACTTAATTAAAGTCTACGCTAAACGAAGACTAGAAAAAGGGTATCAGTACAATCCTGATAGTTATTTACAGAACGAGTTGGAAGCATCTTTCATTTATGAAGATACTCCAGATCAAAGTACTGCTACAGAGGATGTAAAAAGAGATATGGAAAGTGAACGGCCTATGGACCGTTTAATTTGTGGTGATGTAGGCTTTGGTAAAACAGAAGTGGCCATACGTGCTGCCTTTAAAGCTGTGGACAATGGCAAACAGGTTGCCGTATTGGTGCCAACAACTATCTTAGCTTTTCAACATCATCGCACTTTTACAGAGCGACTAAAAGATATGCCCGTTACCGTAGACTACCTTAATAGGTTTAGAACCGCGAAGGAGAAAAAAGATACTATTGAACGGTTAGCTGCTGGGAAAGTTGATATAATTATTGGAACGCATCAACTGGTAAATAAAAAAGTACAATTTAAAGACTTAGGTCTCTTAATTGTGGATGAAGAACAAAAATTTGGAGTTGCAGTTAAGGATAAATTAAAATCTATCAAAGAAAACGTAGATGTGCTTACGCTAACTGCAACACCAATTCCACGAACTTTACAATTTAGCCTTATGGCTGCACGAGACCTTTCTACCATTACCACCGCACCGCCAAATAGGTATCCAATAGAAAGTCAGGTTGTACGCTTTAATGAGGAAATTATAAGAGATGCCATTAGTTATGAAATAGAACGTGGCGGGCAAATTTTCTTTATTCACAACCGAATTGAAAATATAAAAGAGGTAGCTGGTATGATTCAGCGCCTTGTTCCAGACGCAAAAGTAGCGGTAGGTCATGGCCAAATGGAAGGTAAAAAGTTAGAATCGCTAATGCTAGGTTTTATGAATAGCGAATTTGATGTTTTAGTCTCTACAACTATTGTTGAAAGCGGCTTAGATGTAACCAATGCCAATACCATTTTCATAAATAACGCTAATAATTTTGGTTTGAGTGATTTGCACCAAATGCGAGGACGTGTTGGTCGTGGAAATAAAAAAGCGTTTTGTTATTTTATTACTCCTCCTTACGAAGTAATGACTAACGATGCCCGTAAACGAATTGAAGCACTAGAGCAATTTACTGAACTTGGTAGCGGGTTTAATATTGCTATGAAAGATTTGGAGATTCGTGGAGCCGGAGATTTATTGGGTGGTGAACAAAGCGGATTTATAAATGAAATAGGATTTGAAACCTACCAAAAGATTTTGGCCGAAGCCATAGACGAACTTAAAGAAAATGAGTTTAAAGATTTATATGAAGAAGTTGAGGGCAAACATGAAAAGATTTTTGTTAAGGAAACACAGATAGATGCTGACTTTGAACTGCTGTTTCCAGATGATTACATAAATAATATAACAGAAAGGCTAACCTTATATACAGATCTAAATCAAGTAAAGAATGAAGAAGCGCTTCAAAAATTTGAGTCGCAATTGGTTGATCGTTTTGGTGAGTTACCAGATGAAGCTGAAGATCTATTGAATTCAGTTCGTATCAAATGGATAGCAAATAGCATTGGGCTAGAGAAGATTGTTATGAAGCAAGGTAAAATGATTGGGTATTTTATAAGCGACCAACAATCGGCATTTTATCAAACTTCTACATTTACAAGAGTATTACAATATGTGCAGTCACATGCACAACAGTGTAAAATAAAAGAAAAGCAAACTCGTAACGGCTTACGATTATTGTTGGTGTTTGATAATATTAGATCAGTAGATAGAGCATATTTGGCTTTAAAGCCATTTGAAATAAAAGAAAAAACAATTGTATAA
- a CDS encoding GNAT family N-acetyltransferase, translating into MDYIIRTAKREDMRQVLQLIQELATFEKEENAVEVSVENLQEDGFGTHKLFHCFVAEKETKIVGMALVYPRYSTWKGPVIHLEDLIVTKEMRGTGLGTALLNEVVKYGNHLKVKRISWEVIDWNEPAIGFYKSKGAHVMRDWDVVQLDEQGIKDYLSAIE; encoded by the coding sequence ATGGACTATATAATTAGAACAGCCAAAAGAGAAGATATGAGGCAAGTGCTTCAGTTAATTCAGGAATTGGCCACTTTTGAAAAAGAAGAAAATGCGGTAGAAGTAAGTGTTGAGAACTTGCAAGAAGATGGGTTCGGTACACACAAATTATTTCATTGCTTCGTTGCAGAAAAGGAGACTAAAATTGTTGGGATGGCACTTGTTTATCCACGTTATTCTACTTGGAAAGGACCAGTTATTCATTTAGAAGATTTAATAGTTACTAAAGAAATGCGCGGTACAGGTTTAGGTACGGCATTATTAAATGAAGTAGTTAAATATGGTAATCATTTAAAAGTAAAAAGAATTAGTTGGGAAGTAATTGACTGGAACGAACCTGCAATTGGCTTTTATAAAAGTAAAGGTGCCCATGTAATGCGGGATTGGGACGTAGTGCAATTAGATGAACAGGGAATAAAAGATTATTTAAGTGCCATTGAATAA